Proteins from one Desmodus rotundus isolate HL8 chromosome 9, HLdesRot8A.1, whole genome shotgun sequence genomic window:
- the AKAP8L gene encoding A-kinase anchor protein 8-like isoform X2 — protein sequence MSYTGFVQGSETTLQSTYSDTSAQPTCDYGYGTWNSGTNRGYENYGYGYGYGQDNTTNYGYGMATSNSWEMPSSDTNANPSAVGSASADSVLSRINQRLDMVPHLETDMIQGSMYSSGGERYDSYEACDSRAVLSERDLYRSGYDYGELDPEMEMAYEGQYDAYRDQFRMRGSDTFGPRSQGWARDSRSSRPMASGYGRMWEDPMGVRGQCMPGASRLPSLFSQNIIPEYGMFQGMRGGGAFPGGSRFGFGFGNGMKQMRRTWKTWTTADFRTKKKKRKQSGSPDEPDSKASRTDCSDNSDSDNDEGTEGEAADGTEGADAVERGSRVEGEDEERKEEGKEDGKEDADKGSLSTQDESGQTKHKLQAGKKSQDKQKKRQRDRMVERIQFVCSLCKYRTFYEDEMASHLDSKFHKEHFKYVGTKLPKQTADFLQEYVTNKTKKTEELRKTVEDLDGLIQQIYRDQDLTQEIAMEHFVKKVEAAHCAACDLFIPMQFGVIQKHLKTVDHNRNRRLMMEQSKKSSLMVARSILNNKLISKKLESYLKGENPFTDSPEEEKEQEEAEGSILDEGAMVEAAGGTEGTESTPVQPPVPPEPTPGAVSPPPPPPEEDEEAVPLLGGALQRQIRGIPGLDVDDDEEEGGLDTP from the exons ATGAGCTATACAG GCTTTGTCCAGGGATCTGAAACCACTTTGCAGTCAACGTACTCAGACACGAGTGCTCAGCCTACCTGTGATTATG GATATGGAACTTGGAATTCTGGGACAAACAGAG GCTACGAGaactatggttatggctatggctatggccagGATAACACCACCAACTATGGGTACGGTATGGCCACTTCAAACTCTTGGGAAATGCCTAGCTCTGACACAAATGCAAACCCTAGTGCTGTGGGTAGCGCCAGTGCCGATTCCGTTTTGTCCAGAATTAACCAGCGCTTAGATATGGTGCCGCACTTGGAGACAGACATGATACAAGGAAGCATGTACAGCTCAGGTGGAGAAAG ATATGATTCCTACGAGGCCTGTGACTCAAGGGCTGTCCTGAGTGAGCGTGACCTTTACCGGTCGGGCTACGACTATGGCGAACTTGACCCTGAGATGGAAATGGCCTACGAGGGCCAGTATGATGCCTACCGAGACCAGTTTCGCATGCGTGGCAGCGACACCTTTGGCCCACGGTCTCAGGGCTGGGCCCGGGACTCCCGGAGTAGCCGGCCAATGGCCTCAGGCTATGGGCGCATGTGGGAAGACCCCATGGGGGTCCGGGGCCAGTGCATGCCTGGTGcctccaggctgccctccctcttctcccagaaCATCATCCCGGAGTATGGCATGTTCCAGGGCATGCGTGGTGGGGGCGCCTTCCCAGGCGGCTCCCGCTTTGGCTTCGGGTTTGGCAATGGCATGAAGCAGATGAGGCGGACTTGGAAGACCTGGACCACAGCTGACTTCCGG accaagaagaagaagagaaagcagagtggCAGTCCTGATGAGCCAGACAGCAAAGCCTCCCGGACTGATTGCTCAGACAACAGTGACTCGGACAATG ATGAGGGCACTGAAGGGGAAGCTGCTGATGGCACTGAAGGTGCAGACGCTGTGGAAAGGGGCTCCAGAGTG gaaggagaagacgaagagagaaaagaggaggggaaggaagatggcAAAGAGGATGCAGACAAGG GGTCCTTGAGCACCCAGGATGAGAGCGGCCAGACCAAGCACAAGTTACAGGCAGGCAAGAAGAGCCAGGACAAGCAGAAGAAGCGGCAGCGAGACCGCATGGTAGAAAG GATCCAGTTTGTGTGTTCTCTCTGCAAGTACCGGACCTTCTATGAGGATGAGATGGCCAGCCACCTAGACAGCAAGTTCCACAAGGAGCACTTTAAGTATGTAGGCACCAAGCTTCCCAAGCAGACGGCTGACTTTCTGCAG GAGTACGTCACCAACAAGACCAAGAAGACAGAGGAACTCCGAAAAACCGTAGAGGACCTTGATGGTCTGATCCAGCAGATTTACAGAGACCAGGATCTGACACAAG AAATTGCCATGGAGCATTTTGTAAAGAAGGTAGAGGCAGCCCACTGTGCAGCCTGCGACCTCTTCATTCCCATGCAATTTGGAGTCATCCAGAAGCACCTCAAGACTGTGGATCATAACCGGAATCGCAGG CTCATGATGGAGCAATCGAAGAAGTCATCACTCATGGTGGCCCGCAGTATTCTCAACAACAAGCTCATCAGCAAGAAGCTGGAGAGCTACCTGAAG GGCGAGAACCCTTTCACTGACAGCCctgaggaggagaaggaacagGAGGAGGCCGAGGGCAGCATCCTGGATGAGGGGGCAATGGTTGAAGCGGCAGGGGGCACTGAGGGTACCGAAAGCACGCCGGTGCAACCCCCGGTGCCCCCGGAGCCGACCCCTGGAGCTGTGTCGCCCCCACCGCCGCCGCCCGAGGAAGACGAGGAGGCCGTGCCCTTGCTAGGCGGGGCGCTGCAGCGCCAGATCCGTGGTATCCCGGGCCTTGACGTGGACGACGACGAGGAAGAGGGCGGCTTGGACACCCCCTGA
- the AKAP8L gene encoding A-kinase anchor protein 8-like isoform X4 has product MRDQTYNLGFVQGSETTLQSTYSDTSAQPTCDYGYGTWNSGTNRGYENYGYGYGYGQDNTTNYGYDSYEACDSRAVLSERDLYRSGYDYGELDPEMEMAYEGQYDAYRDQFRMRGSDTFGPRSQGWARDSRSSRPMASGYGRMWEDPMGVRGQCMPGASRLPSLFSQNIIPEYGMFQGMRGGGAFPGGSRFGFGFGNGMKQMRRTWKTWTTADFRTKKKKRKQSGSPDEPDSKASRTDCSDNSDSDNDEGTEGEAADGTEGADAVERGSRVEGEDEERKEEGKEDGKEDADKGSLSTQDESGQTKHKLQAGKKSQDKQKKRQRDRMVERIQFVCSLCKYRTFYEDEMASHLDSKFHKEHFKYVGTKLPKQTADFLQEYVTNKTKKTEELRKTVEDLDGLIQQIYRDQDLTQEIAMEHFVKKVEAAHCAACDLFIPMQFGVIQKHLKTVDHNRNRRLMMEQSKKSSLMVARSILNNKLISKKLESYLKGENPFTDSPEEEKEQEEAEGSILDEGAMVEAAGGTEGTESTPVQPPVPPEPTPGAVSPPPPPPEEDEEAVPLLGGALQRQIRGIPGLDVDDDEEEGGLDTP; this is encoded by the exons atgagggatcaaacctataacctag GCTTTGTCCAGGGATCTGAAACCACTTTGCAGTCAACGTACTCAGACACGAGTGCTCAGCCTACCTGTGATTATG GATATGGAACTTGGAATTCTGGGACAAACAGAG GCTACGAGaactatggttatggctatggctatggccagGATAACACCACCAACTATGG ATATGATTCCTACGAGGCCTGTGACTCAAGGGCTGTCCTGAGTGAGCGTGACCTTTACCGGTCGGGCTACGACTATGGCGAACTTGACCCTGAGATGGAAATGGCCTACGAGGGCCAGTATGATGCCTACCGAGACCAGTTTCGCATGCGTGGCAGCGACACCTTTGGCCCACGGTCTCAGGGCTGGGCCCGGGACTCCCGGAGTAGCCGGCCAATGGCCTCAGGCTATGGGCGCATGTGGGAAGACCCCATGGGGGTCCGGGGCCAGTGCATGCCTGGTGcctccaggctgccctccctcttctcccagaaCATCATCCCGGAGTATGGCATGTTCCAGGGCATGCGTGGTGGGGGCGCCTTCCCAGGCGGCTCCCGCTTTGGCTTCGGGTTTGGCAATGGCATGAAGCAGATGAGGCGGACTTGGAAGACCTGGACCACAGCTGACTTCCGG accaagaagaagaagagaaagcagagtggCAGTCCTGATGAGCCAGACAGCAAAGCCTCCCGGACTGATTGCTCAGACAACAGTGACTCGGACAATG ATGAGGGCACTGAAGGGGAAGCTGCTGATGGCACTGAAGGTGCAGACGCTGTGGAAAGGGGCTCCAGAGTG gaaggagaagacgaagagagaaaagaggaggggaaggaagatggcAAAGAGGATGCAGACAAGG GGTCCTTGAGCACCCAGGATGAGAGCGGCCAGACCAAGCACAAGTTACAGGCAGGCAAGAAGAGCCAGGACAAGCAGAAGAAGCGGCAGCGAGACCGCATGGTAGAAAG GATCCAGTTTGTGTGTTCTCTCTGCAAGTACCGGACCTTCTATGAGGATGAGATGGCCAGCCACCTAGACAGCAAGTTCCACAAGGAGCACTTTAAGTATGTAGGCACCAAGCTTCCCAAGCAGACGGCTGACTTTCTGCAG GAGTACGTCACCAACAAGACCAAGAAGACAGAGGAACTCCGAAAAACCGTAGAGGACCTTGATGGTCTGATCCAGCAGATTTACAGAGACCAGGATCTGACACAAG AAATTGCCATGGAGCATTTTGTAAAGAAGGTAGAGGCAGCCCACTGTGCAGCCTGCGACCTCTTCATTCCCATGCAATTTGGAGTCATCCAGAAGCACCTCAAGACTGTGGATCATAACCGGAATCGCAGG CTCATGATGGAGCAATCGAAGAAGTCATCACTCATGGTGGCCCGCAGTATTCTCAACAACAAGCTCATCAGCAAGAAGCTGGAGAGCTACCTGAAG GGCGAGAACCCTTTCACTGACAGCCctgaggaggagaaggaacagGAGGAGGCCGAGGGCAGCATCCTGGATGAGGGGGCAATGGTTGAAGCGGCAGGGGGCACTGAGGGTACCGAAAGCACGCCGGTGCAACCCCCGGTGCCCCCGGAGCCGACCCCTGGAGCTGTGTCGCCCCCACCGCCGCCGCCCGAGGAAGACGAGGAGGCCGTGCCCTTGCTAGGCGGGGCGCTGCAGCGCCAGATCCGTGGTATCCCGGGCCTTGACGTGGACGACGACGAGGAAGAGGGCGGCTTGGACACCCCCTGA
- the AKAP8L gene encoding A-kinase anchor protein 8-like isoform X5: MSYTGFVQGSETTLQSTYSDTSAQPTCDYGYGTWNSGTNRGYENYGYGYGYGQDNTTNYGYDSYEACDSRAVLSERDLYRSGYDYGELDPEMEMAYEGQYDAYRDQFRMRGSDTFGPRSQGWARDSRSSRPMASGYGRMWEDPMGVRGQCMPGASRLPSLFSQNIIPEYGMFQGMRGGGAFPGGSRFGFGFGNGMKQMRRTWKTWTTADFRTKKKKRKQSGSPDEPDSKASRTDCSDNSDSDNDEGTEGEAADGTEGADAVERGSRVEGEDEERKEEGKEDGKEDADKGSLSTQDESGQTKHKLQAGKKSQDKQKKRQRDRMVERIQFVCSLCKYRTFYEDEMASHLDSKFHKEHFKYVGTKLPKQTADFLQEYVTNKTKKTEELRKTVEDLDGLIQQIYRDQDLTQEIAMEHFVKKVEAAHCAACDLFIPMQFGVIQKHLKTVDHNRNRRLMMEQSKKSSLMVARSILNNKLISKKLESYLKGENPFTDSPEEEKEQEEAEGSILDEGAMVEAAGGTEGTESTPVQPPVPPEPTPGAVSPPPPPPEEDEEAVPLLGGALQRQIRGIPGLDVDDDEEEGGLDTP; the protein is encoded by the exons ATGAGCTATACAG GCTTTGTCCAGGGATCTGAAACCACTTTGCAGTCAACGTACTCAGACACGAGTGCTCAGCCTACCTGTGATTATG GATATGGAACTTGGAATTCTGGGACAAACAGAG GCTACGAGaactatggttatggctatggctatggccagGATAACACCACCAACTATGG ATATGATTCCTACGAGGCCTGTGACTCAAGGGCTGTCCTGAGTGAGCGTGACCTTTACCGGTCGGGCTACGACTATGGCGAACTTGACCCTGAGATGGAAATGGCCTACGAGGGCCAGTATGATGCCTACCGAGACCAGTTTCGCATGCGTGGCAGCGACACCTTTGGCCCACGGTCTCAGGGCTGGGCCCGGGACTCCCGGAGTAGCCGGCCAATGGCCTCAGGCTATGGGCGCATGTGGGAAGACCCCATGGGGGTCCGGGGCCAGTGCATGCCTGGTGcctccaggctgccctccctcttctcccagaaCATCATCCCGGAGTATGGCATGTTCCAGGGCATGCGTGGTGGGGGCGCCTTCCCAGGCGGCTCCCGCTTTGGCTTCGGGTTTGGCAATGGCATGAAGCAGATGAGGCGGACTTGGAAGACCTGGACCACAGCTGACTTCCGG accaagaagaagaagagaaagcagagtggCAGTCCTGATGAGCCAGACAGCAAAGCCTCCCGGACTGATTGCTCAGACAACAGTGACTCGGACAATG ATGAGGGCACTGAAGGGGAAGCTGCTGATGGCACTGAAGGTGCAGACGCTGTGGAAAGGGGCTCCAGAGTG gaaggagaagacgaagagagaaaagaggaggggaaggaagatggcAAAGAGGATGCAGACAAGG GGTCCTTGAGCACCCAGGATGAGAGCGGCCAGACCAAGCACAAGTTACAGGCAGGCAAGAAGAGCCAGGACAAGCAGAAGAAGCGGCAGCGAGACCGCATGGTAGAAAG GATCCAGTTTGTGTGTTCTCTCTGCAAGTACCGGACCTTCTATGAGGATGAGATGGCCAGCCACCTAGACAGCAAGTTCCACAAGGAGCACTTTAAGTATGTAGGCACCAAGCTTCCCAAGCAGACGGCTGACTTTCTGCAG GAGTACGTCACCAACAAGACCAAGAAGACAGAGGAACTCCGAAAAACCGTAGAGGACCTTGATGGTCTGATCCAGCAGATTTACAGAGACCAGGATCTGACACAAG AAATTGCCATGGAGCATTTTGTAAAGAAGGTAGAGGCAGCCCACTGTGCAGCCTGCGACCTCTTCATTCCCATGCAATTTGGAGTCATCCAGAAGCACCTCAAGACTGTGGATCATAACCGGAATCGCAGG CTCATGATGGAGCAATCGAAGAAGTCATCACTCATGGTGGCCCGCAGTATTCTCAACAACAAGCTCATCAGCAAGAAGCTGGAGAGCTACCTGAAG GGCGAGAACCCTTTCACTGACAGCCctgaggaggagaaggaacagGAGGAGGCCGAGGGCAGCATCCTGGATGAGGGGGCAATGGTTGAAGCGGCAGGGGGCACTGAGGGTACCGAAAGCACGCCGGTGCAACCCCCGGTGCCCCCGGAGCCGACCCCTGGAGCTGTGTCGCCCCCACCGCCGCCGCCCGAGGAAGACGAGGAGGCCGTGCCCTTGCTAGGCGGGGCGCTGCAGCGCCAGATCCGTGGTATCCCGGGCCTTGACGTGGACGACGACGAGGAAGAGGGCGGCTTGGACACCCCCTGA
- the AKAP8L gene encoding A-kinase anchor protein 8-like isoform X1 has product MRDQTYNLGFVQGSETTLQSTYSDTSAQPTCDYGYGTWNSGTNRGYENYGYGYGYGQDNTTNYGYGMATSNSWEMPSSDTNANPSAVGSASADSVLSRINQRLDMVPHLETDMIQGSMYSSGGERYDSYEACDSRAVLSERDLYRSGYDYGELDPEMEMAYEGQYDAYRDQFRMRGSDTFGPRSQGWARDSRSSRPMASGYGRMWEDPMGVRGQCMPGASRLPSLFSQNIIPEYGMFQGMRGGGAFPGGSRFGFGFGNGMKQMRRTWKTWTTADFRTKKKKRKQSGSPDEPDSKASRTDCSDNSDSDNDEGTEGEAADGTEGADAVERGSRVEGEDEERKEEGKEDGKEDADKGSLSTQDESGQTKHKLQAGKKSQDKQKKRQRDRMVERIQFVCSLCKYRTFYEDEMASHLDSKFHKEHFKYVGTKLPKQTADFLQEYVTNKTKKTEELRKTVEDLDGLIQQIYRDQDLTQEIAMEHFVKKVEAAHCAACDLFIPMQFGVIQKHLKTVDHNRNRRLMMEQSKKSSLMVARSILNNKLISKKLESYLKGENPFTDSPEEEKEQEEAEGSILDEGAMVEAAGGTEGTESTPVQPPVPPEPTPGAVSPPPPPPEEDEEAVPLLGGALQRQIRGIPGLDVDDDEEEGGLDTP; this is encoded by the exons atgagggatcaaacctataacctag GCTTTGTCCAGGGATCTGAAACCACTTTGCAGTCAACGTACTCAGACACGAGTGCTCAGCCTACCTGTGATTATG GATATGGAACTTGGAATTCTGGGACAAACAGAG GCTACGAGaactatggttatggctatggctatggccagGATAACACCACCAACTATGGGTACGGTATGGCCACTTCAAACTCTTGGGAAATGCCTAGCTCTGACACAAATGCAAACCCTAGTGCTGTGGGTAGCGCCAGTGCCGATTCCGTTTTGTCCAGAATTAACCAGCGCTTAGATATGGTGCCGCACTTGGAGACAGACATGATACAAGGAAGCATGTACAGCTCAGGTGGAGAAAG ATATGATTCCTACGAGGCCTGTGACTCAAGGGCTGTCCTGAGTGAGCGTGACCTTTACCGGTCGGGCTACGACTATGGCGAACTTGACCCTGAGATGGAAATGGCCTACGAGGGCCAGTATGATGCCTACCGAGACCAGTTTCGCATGCGTGGCAGCGACACCTTTGGCCCACGGTCTCAGGGCTGGGCCCGGGACTCCCGGAGTAGCCGGCCAATGGCCTCAGGCTATGGGCGCATGTGGGAAGACCCCATGGGGGTCCGGGGCCAGTGCATGCCTGGTGcctccaggctgccctccctcttctcccagaaCATCATCCCGGAGTATGGCATGTTCCAGGGCATGCGTGGTGGGGGCGCCTTCCCAGGCGGCTCCCGCTTTGGCTTCGGGTTTGGCAATGGCATGAAGCAGATGAGGCGGACTTGGAAGACCTGGACCACAGCTGACTTCCGG accaagaagaagaagagaaagcagagtggCAGTCCTGATGAGCCAGACAGCAAAGCCTCCCGGACTGATTGCTCAGACAACAGTGACTCGGACAATG ATGAGGGCACTGAAGGGGAAGCTGCTGATGGCACTGAAGGTGCAGACGCTGTGGAAAGGGGCTCCAGAGTG gaaggagaagacgaagagagaaaagaggaggggaaggaagatggcAAAGAGGATGCAGACAAGG GGTCCTTGAGCACCCAGGATGAGAGCGGCCAGACCAAGCACAAGTTACAGGCAGGCAAGAAGAGCCAGGACAAGCAGAAGAAGCGGCAGCGAGACCGCATGGTAGAAAG GATCCAGTTTGTGTGTTCTCTCTGCAAGTACCGGACCTTCTATGAGGATGAGATGGCCAGCCACCTAGACAGCAAGTTCCACAAGGAGCACTTTAAGTATGTAGGCACCAAGCTTCCCAAGCAGACGGCTGACTTTCTGCAG GAGTACGTCACCAACAAGACCAAGAAGACAGAGGAACTCCGAAAAACCGTAGAGGACCTTGATGGTCTGATCCAGCAGATTTACAGAGACCAGGATCTGACACAAG AAATTGCCATGGAGCATTTTGTAAAGAAGGTAGAGGCAGCCCACTGTGCAGCCTGCGACCTCTTCATTCCCATGCAATTTGGAGTCATCCAGAAGCACCTCAAGACTGTGGATCATAACCGGAATCGCAGG CTCATGATGGAGCAATCGAAGAAGTCATCACTCATGGTGGCCCGCAGTATTCTCAACAACAAGCTCATCAGCAAGAAGCTGGAGAGCTACCTGAAG GGCGAGAACCCTTTCACTGACAGCCctgaggaggagaaggaacagGAGGAGGCCGAGGGCAGCATCCTGGATGAGGGGGCAATGGTTGAAGCGGCAGGGGGCACTGAGGGTACCGAAAGCACGCCGGTGCAACCCCCGGTGCCCCCGGAGCCGACCCCTGGAGCTGTGTCGCCCCCACCGCCGCCGCCCGAGGAAGACGAGGAGGCCGTGCCCTTGCTAGGCGGGGCGCTGCAGCGCCAGATCCGTGGTATCCCGGGCCTTGACGTGGACGACGACGAGGAAGAGGGCGGCTTGGACACCCCCTGA
- the AKAP8L gene encoding A-kinase anchor protein 8-like isoform X6 has product MATSNSWEMPSSDTNANPSAVGSASADSVLSRINQRLDMVPHLETDMIQGSMYSSGGERYDSYEACDSRAVLSERDLYRSGYDYGELDPEMEMAYEGQYDAYRDQFRMRGSDTFGPRSQGWARDSRSSRPMASGYGRMWEDPMGVRGQCMPGASRLPSLFSQNIIPEYGMFQGMRGGGAFPGGSRFGFGFGNGMKQMRRTWKTWTTADFRTKKKKRKQSGSPDEPDSKASRTDCSDNSDSDNDEGTEGEAADGTEGADAVERGSRVEGEDEERKEEGKEDGKEDADKGSLSTQDESGQTKHKLQAGKKSQDKQKKRQRDRMVERIQFVCSLCKYRTFYEDEMASHLDSKFHKEHFKYVGTKLPKQTADFLQEYVTNKTKKTEELRKTVEDLDGLIQQIYRDQDLTQEIAMEHFVKKVEAAHCAACDLFIPMQFGVIQKHLKTVDHNRNRRLMMEQSKKSSLMVARSILNNKLISKKLESYLKGENPFTDSPEEEKEQEEAEGSILDEGAMVEAAGGTEGTESTPVQPPVPPEPTPGAVSPPPPPPEEDEEAVPLLGGALQRQIRGIPGLDVDDDEEEGGLDTP; this is encoded by the exons ATGGCCACTTCAAACTCTTGGGAAATGCCTAGCTCTGACACAAATGCAAACCCTAGTGCTGTGGGTAGCGCCAGTGCCGATTCCGTTTTGTCCAGAATTAACCAGCGCTTAGATATGGTGCCGCACTTGGAGACAGACATGATACAAGGAAGCATGTACAGCTCAGGTGGAGAAAG ATATGATTCCTACGAGGCCTGTGACTCAAGGGCTGTCCTGAGTGAGCGTGACCTTTACCGGTCGGGCTACGACTATGGCGAACTTGACCCTGAGATGGAAATGGCCTACGAGGGCCAGTATGATGCCTACCGAGACCAGTTTCGCATGCGTGGCAGCGACACCTTTGGCCCACGGTCTCAGGGCTGGGCCCGGGACTCCCGGAGTAGCCGGCCAATGGCCTCAGGCTATGGGCGCATGTGGGAAGACCCCATGGGGGTCCGGGGCCAGTGCATGCCTGGTGcctccaggctgccctccctcttctcccagaaCATCATCCCGGAGTATGGCATGTTCCAGGGCATGCGTGGTGGGGGCGCCTTCCCAGGCGGCTCCCGCTTTGGCTTCGGGTTTGGCAATGGCATGAAGCAGATGAGGCGGACTTGGAAGACCTGGACCACAGCTGACTTCCGG accaagaagaagaagagaaagcagagtggCAGTCCTGATGAGCCAGACAGCAAAGCCTCCCGGACTGATTGCTCAGACAACAGTGACTCGGACAATG ATGAGGGCACTGAAGGGGAAGCTGCTGATGGCACTGAAGGTGCAGACGCTGTGGAAAGGGGCTCCAGAGTG gaaggagaagacgaagagagaaaagaggaggggaaggaagatggcAAAGAGGATGCAGACAAGG GGTCCTTGAGCACCCAGGATGAGAGCGGCCAGACCAAGCACAAGTTACAGGCAGGCAAGAAGAGCCAGGACAAGCAGAAGAAGCGGCAGCGAGACCGCATGGTAGAAAG GATCCAGTTTGTGTGTTCTCTCTGCAAGTACCGGACCTTCTATGAGGATGAGATGGCCAGCCACCTAGACAGCAAGTTCCACAAGGAGCACTTTAAGTATGTAGGCACCAAGCTTCCCAAGCAGACGGCTGACTTTCTGCAG GAGTACGTCACCAACAAGACCAAGAAGACAGAGGAACTCCGAAAAACCGTAGAGGACCTTGATGGTCTGATCCAGCAGATTTACAGAGACCAGGATCTGACACAAG AAATTGCCATGGAGCATTTTGTAAAGAAGGTAGAGGCAGCCCACTGTGCAGCCTGCGACCTCTTCATTCCCATGCAATTTGGAGTCATCCAGAAGCACCTCAAGACTGTGGATCATAACCGGAATCGCAGG CTCATGATGGAGCAATCGAAGAAGTCATCACTCATGGTGGCCCGCAGTATTCTCAACAACAAGCTCATCAGCAAGAAGCTGGAGAGCTACCTGAAG GGCGAGAACCCTTTCACTGACAGCCctgaggaggagaaggaacagGAGGAGGCCGAGGGCAGCATCCTGGATGAGGGGGCAATGGTTGAAGCGGCAGGGGGCACTGAGGGTACCGAAAGCACGCCGGTGCAACCCCCGGTGCCCCCGGAGCCGACCCCTGGAGCTGTGTCGCCCCCACCGCCGCCGCCCGAGGAAGACGAGGAGGCCGTGCCCTTGCTAGGCGGGGCGCTGCAGCGCCAGATCCGTGGTATCCCGGGCCTTGACGTGGACGACGACGAGGAAGAGGGCGGCTTGGACACCCCCTGA